A stretch of the Candidatus Bathyarchaeota archaeon genome encodes the following:
- a CDS encoding [LysW]-aminoadipate/[LysW]-glutamate kinase — translation MIILKFGGDIFKGMTDTLVNDVKSLLGVEKVVIVHGGGDEVTEIAERLGKKQVFVTSPGGIRSRYTDRETAEIYTMVMAGRINKAIVQRLVGLGVHAVGISGVDAGLLKAERKKRLVIIDERNRKRVIEGGFTGRITAVETKILNVLVDNGYVPVVAPVAIGEENEFLNVDADRAAGQIAGALKAEHVVFLTDVEGVILNDKYVRKMTLWEAEKALPKIGPGMDKKVMASIEALKMGVKEAIISTGFIEAPVTSALTHNVGTVITIG, via the coding sequence ATGATCATCTTGAAGTTTGGCGGAGACATCTTCAAAGGGATGACAGATACGCTTGTCAATGATGTGAAGTCTCTACTAGGTGTAGAGAAGGTGGTCATAGTTCACGGCGGCGGAGATGAGGTTACGGAAATCGCTGAGAGACTGGGAAAGAAGCAGGTTTTTGTTACCTCCCCGGGGGGAATAAGGAGCAGGTATACAGACAGAGAGACAGCGGAGATCTATACGATGGTTATGGCTGGCAGGATAAACAAGGCTATTGTCCAGCGTCTGGTAGGCTTGGGGGTTCACGCAGTCGGCATATCCGGCGTCGATGCAGGCCTCCTGAAAGCTGAAAGAAAGAAGAGACTAGTCATAATAGATGAGCGGAATAGGAAAAGGGTGATAGAGGGAGGGTTCACAGGCAGGATCACTGCCGTGGAGACAAAGATCCTGAATGTTCTAGTCGATAATGGGTATGTTCCAGTAGTCGCCCCCGTCGCTATTGGAGAAGAGAATGAGTTTTTGAACGTTGATGCAGATAGGGCTGCTGGTCAAATAGCTGGCGCGCTCAAGGCTGAGCACGTCGTGTTCTTAACAGATGTCGAGGGCGTCATATTGAATGACAAATATGTAAGAAAGATGACGCTTTGGGAAGCTGAAAAAGCTTTGCCGAAAATTGGACCTGGCATGGATAAGAAGGTAATGGCATCAATAGAAGCCCTTAAGATGGGAGTTAAGGAGGCAATCATATCCACTGGTTTTATTGAAGCTCCTGTAACAAGCGCCCTCACACATAATGTTGGCACAGTGATCACAATTGGATGA
- a CDS encoding aspartate aminotransferase family protein: MDEEVIFAVEDRVFAKVYQKFPAAITRGKGAILYDVKGKEYIDCMGGYGVGIVGHCHPKVVKALKEQCERLITCHGSYYNDIRAEFLEKLIQLCPKGLERVFLCNSGAEAVECALKVAAKFTGRSEFISMVRGYHGKTLGALSVTWDLKYRESFQSIINSEVKFVPYGRSENVAEAISDRTAAVIVEPVQGEGGVHVAPEGFLESIRRTCDENGALMIVDEIQTGLGRTGRMWACEHWGVVPDIMCIGKGLGGGVPIGATVAKPEIMDCLKIGEHTSTFGGNPIACAAASAVLDIIVEEKLVERARTLGEKMHVMLEGLVEEFKILREVRGLGLMIGLECRLPIQKFLLSALYKGLLLLYSGKNVIRLLPPLVIGEDLLEKAVEILREVFTESA, translated from the coding sequence TTGGATGAAGAAGTGATCTTCGCTGTTGAGGATAGGGTTTTCGCGAAGGTTTACCAGAAATTTCCCGCCGCCATAACTCGTGGCAAAGGTGCTATACTTTACGACGTTAAAGGTAAAGAGTATATAGACTGTATGGGAGGATATGGCGTAGGCATAGTCGGCCACTGCCACCCCAAAGTTGTTAAGGCGCTGAAGGAGCAGTGTGAGAGGCTCATAACCTGCCACGGCTCATACTATAATGATATTAGGGCCGAGTTCCTTGAAAAACTGATTCAACTTTGCCCTAAGGGGTTAGAGAGGGTTTTTCTCTGCAATAGCGGTGCCGAGGCAGTAGAATGCGCTTTAAAGGTTGCCGCCAAATTTACCGGAAGATCCGAATTCATAAGCATGGTTAGAGGTTATCATGGCAAGACGTTAGGCGCACTTTCAGTAACATGGGATCTAAAATATCGCGAATCATTCCAGTCTATCATCAATTCAGAAGTTAAGTTTGTGCCATATGGCAGATCTGAAAATGTTGCTGAGGCTATATCGGATAGGACAGCAGCTGTAATTGTCGAACCCGTTCAAGGGGAGGGAGGGGTACACGTTGCCCCTGAAGGCTTCTTAGAATCCATCCGCAGAACATGCGACGAGAACGGCGCCCTCATGATCGTAGATGAGATCCAGACAGGGCTAGGTAGGACAGGGCGTATGTGGGCTTGCGAACATTGGGGCGTAGTGCCAGACATTATGTGCATAGGCAAAGGATTAGGGGGCGGCGTTCCTATAGGAGCAACTGTCGCGAAGCCCGAGATCATGGACTGCCTGAAGATAGGGGAGCATACAAGTACCTTCGGCGGGAACCCAATCGCATGTGCAGCAGCCTCAGCAGTTCTCGACATTATAGTCGAAGAGAAGCTGGTTGAGAGAGCTCGTACATTAGGAGAGAAAATGCATGTAATGCTTGAGGGGCTTGTTGAAGAATTCAAGATTCTACGGGAGGTTCGAGGCTTAGGCCTCATGATAGGCCTGGAGTGTAGGCTTCCAATTCAAAAGTTTCTTCTGAGCGCTCTATACAAGGGTTTGCTCCTCTTATACTCGGGAAAAAATGTGATAAGGTTATTGCCCCCCCTCGTCATAGGCGAGGATCTCCTAGAAAAAGCAGTCGAAATATTGAGGGAAGTATTCACAGAAAGCGCGTAG
- a CDS encoding M20/M25/M40 family metallo-hydrolase — protein MSGEADVELLRRMLEIYSPSGSESELASFLYVELTERGFSKVRLDKVGNVYGEIGSGSPTLMFCGHMDTVPGRMTVKVEGGRIYGRGAVDAKAPLAAMISAASKFLDHLKTGRLILACVVDEEGFGRGIRGLIREGVRADFALFGEPSGICKITFAYKGRVYVRFRLSTPTGHVGAQHIAINAAEKGCQLWWRLRDLSETYRSKQGIFYSLTPCLIGLRSWRTCGGVPDICNLDVDVRLPPKIKVNEAIEILNNAVDAFKAENKQVSIDIKIKDMVEPFVADRGSALMKALREAICEVTGLNAVFVRKTGTGDMNIYGSTLKIPVATYGPGNSSLAHTPVEFIEVEEYLSSINVYEGVIRRILHRVG, from the coding sequence ATGAGTGGAGAAGCAGACGTAGAGTTACTTCGAAGGATGCTTGAGATCTACAGCCCATCAGGAAGCGAGTCTGAGTTAGCATCCTTCTTATATGTTGAGCTGACTGAAAGAGGCTTTAGCAAGGTTAGACTTGACAAAGTCGGTAATGTCTACGGGGAGATTGGTTCGGGTTCGCCCACACTGATGTTTTGCGGGCACATGGACACCGTTCCAGGAAGAATGACAGTAAAAGTTGAAGGGGGCAGAATTTACGGTCGGGGTGCCGTTGACGCTAAGGCACCTCTAGCAGCCATGATATCAGCCGCTTCAAAATTTCTAGATCATCTTAAAACTGGAAGACTGATCCTTGCCTGCGTAGTTGACGAGGAGGGTTTTGGGAGAGGCATACGCGGTCTAATACGTGAGGGGGTTAGAGCTGACTTCGCCCTGTTCGGCGAGCCGAGCGGCATTTGCAAAATTACTTTCGCATATAAAGGAAGAGTCTATGTTAGATTCAGGCTATCTACTCCCACCGGGCATGTTGGAGCGCAGCATATTGCTATTAATGCGGCTGAAAAAGGTTGTCAACTTTGGTGGAGGCTGAGGGATCTTTCGGAGACCTATAGATCTAAGCAGGGGATCTTCTATTCTCTCACCCCATGCCTGATTGGTCTAAGAAGTTGGAGAACATGCGGCGGCGTGCCGGACATCTGTAATCTGGACGTCGACGTTAGGCTTCCCCCTAAAATAAAGGTTAATGAGGCAATAGAGATTCTAAATAATGCTGTTGACGCTTTCAAGGCTGAGAATAAGCAGGTCTCAATAGATATAAAGATTAAAGATATGGTTGAGCCCTTCGTGGCCGATAGGGGGTCAGCGTTGATGAAAGCGCTCAGGGAAGCGATCTGTGAGGTTACGGGTTTAAACGCAGTGTTCGTTAGGAAGACGGGTACCGGCGACATGAATATTTATGGTTCGACTTTGAAAATCCCAGTGGCGACATATGGTCCTGGAAACTCAAGTCTCGCACACACTCCGGTGGAGTTTATAGAGGTCGAGGAGTACCTGTCAAGCATAAATGTCTATGAAGGTGTCATAAGAAGAATTTTGCACCGTGTCGGTTGA
- the argC gene encoding N-acetyl-gamma-glutamyl-phosphate reductase, which yields MRVGVFGASGYVGGELLRLLLRHPKVEVKVATSNTYMGEFVHRVHPNLRGETNLKFVMSDVKQVIGNCDLVFMATPHGVSSSIIPAILETGIKVIDTSADFRLKNPEDYERWYRWKHKNPDLLGKAVYGLPEIKIHKEEIAKAQLVAVPGCMATAGVLALAPIMKLGNVDKKKIVMDFKVGSSGAGGKPSISTHHSEHYSVVRAYKPVGHRHTAEIEQELGALAGGNVRVAMSAHAVNMVRGILATCHVFYEGTISTLDLWKIYRDFYSSAPFIRFVRDRKGVYRFPDPKIVVGSNYCDIGFEVDEHTGRVVILSAIDNLMKGAAGTAVQDMNIMCGWDEREGLRDMGLHPI from the coding sequence GTGAGAGTGGGAGTATTTGGCGCTTCCGGTTATGTAGGTGGCGAGCTTCTTCGCCTATTACTTAGGCATCCAAAAGTTGAGGTGAAAGTTGCCACTTCGAACACCTACATGGGAGAATTTGTGCATCGTGTTCACCCAAACTTAAGGGGTGAAACTAACTTAAAGTTTGTAATGTCGGATGTGAAGCAGGTCATTGGGAACTGCGATCTAGTCTTCATGGCTACACCTCATGGTGTTTCATCATCCATTATTCCAGCAATTCTCGAAACAGGCATAAAGGTAATCGACACCAGCGCAGATTTCCGACTTAAAAACCCAGAGGATTATGAGCGATGGTATAGATGGAAGCATAAGAACCCCGACCTTCTCGGTAAAGCCGTCTACGGACTCCCGGAAATCAAGATCCATAAAGAAGAGATAGCGAAGGCTCAGCTCGTAGCGGTTCCTGGGTGCATGGCGACAGCCGGCGTACTCGCACTTGCGCCTATAATGAAACTCGGAAATGTCGATAAGAAGAAGATCGTCATGGATTTTAAGGTTGGATCCTCAGGCGCGGGAGGAAAACCTTCAATCTCAACCCATCACTCAGAACATTACAGCGTCGTAAGAGCCTACAAGCCAGTTGGGCACAGGCACACTGCAGAGATAGAGCAGGAGCTAGGAGCATTAGCTGGCGGGAATGTCCGGGTCGCAATGTCCGCTCACGCCGTAAACATGGTTCGCGGAATACTTGCGACCTGCCACGTTTTCTATGAGGGAACAATCTCCACACTTGATCTATGGAAGATTTACAGAGACTTTTACTCAAGTGCACCCTTCATCAGGTTTGTCCGTGACAGAAAAGGAGTTTACAGGTTTCCAGACCCAAAGATCGTTGTCGGCTCAAATTACTGCGACATAGGATTTGAGGTTGACGAGCATACTGGAAGAGTCGTCATATTGTCGGCAATTGACAATCTAATGAAGGGTGCGGCTGGAACCGCTGTCCAAGACATGAATATTATGTGCGGTTGGGATGAGAGGGAAGGCTTGCGGGATATGGGGTTGCATCCAATCTAG